Genomic DNA from Peribacillus simplex NBRC 15720 = DSM 1321:
ATCATGATATTGTTTGCGATCCTTTTCTTTGGCATTTTGATCGATGCTGGCGTTTTTGACCCGATCATCAATACAATCCTTAAGGTTGTAAAAGGAGATCCAGTCAAAATTGCCATCGGCACGGCAGTACTGGCTTTGCTGATTTCCTTGGATGGAGATGGTACGACAACATATATGATAACGATTTCAGCCATGCTTCCGCTATATAAACGGATTGGAATGAGACCGCTAGTATTGGCCGGTATTGCTGTTTCGTCATCTGGAGTCATGAATCTACTTCCTTGGGGAGGCCCGACAGCACGGGTGATGACCGCTTTAAAACTTGAAATGTCCGATGTTTTCACACCTGTCATTCCTGCGATGATTGGCGGAGTCCTATTCGTCCTTTTCATGGCATATTGCCTGGGTAAAAAAGAAAGAAAGAGAATTGGGATCATAGAAGTCGATTATCGTGCTGTGGCACAGCATGCGGCTGCAACGGAAGATGCTTATCTTAAACGTCCTAAATTGATAATATTCAATTACGCATTGACCCTTACACTGCTGGTTGCGCTGATTATGGAACTAATGCCTTCAGCAGTCCTGTTCATGATAGGTTTTGCGATTGCCATTACGGTTAATTATCCAAAACTCAAAGATCAAAAAGAACGTGTGGCAAACTATGCAGACAATGCTCTATCTGTTATTTCGATGATTTTTGCTGCAGGTGTCTTCACTGGAATCCTTGCAGGTACGGAAATGGTCGATGCCATGGCAAACTCTTTGATTCAACATATTCCAGATCAAATGGGTGCACATTTTGCTGTGATCACAGCTATCATCTCAGCACCTTTCACGTTCTTCATGTCTAATGACGCATTTTATTATGGTGTGCTCCCATTACTTGCTAAAGCGGGAGCTGCGTATGGAATTGACCCTGCCCTGATCGGTAGAGCTTCACTATTAGGGTTGCCCGTCCATTTATTAAGTCCGCTTGTTCCATCCACCTATCTATTGGTTGGAATGGTAGGGGAAGATTTCGGTGCATTGCAGCGCACTTTCCTGAAATGGGCATGCGGATCGACGCTTGTCATGATAGTGGTATCTGTCCTATTGGGAATCATCCCACTATAAGGCTCCATTTATAAAAGAGTCCCGTTCGTCAAGATGCGAACGGGACTCTTTTATCTGCTTCAAGCGCTGAATAAATCTGGAAAAGTGAGATACATTATGTTTGTCTTCTCTTTCGCGACAAAGTTAGCTTTTTCTTTTATTGAATGCGGAATGTACGTACCTTAAGATTAAAGGAAACTATATTAATATGAAGGGAAGAGAGCAAAATGGCTCAATTTAATATAAAAGTTGCAGTTCAAAAGTTCGGTAACTTTCTAAGTTCAATGGTCATGCCGAATATATCAGCTTTCATAGCATGGGGGCTAATCACTGCCCTATTCATCCCATCTGGTTTCCTGCCAAATGAAAGCCTTGCCAAAATGGTTACACCGATGGTTACGTTTTTACTGCCGCTTTTAATTGGGTATACGGGTGGTAAGCTAATCCATGACCACCGTGGCGGCGTAGTCGGTGCCATTGCGACAATGGGCGTCATCGTTGGATCTGACATCCCGATGTTCCTTGGTGCAATGATAATGGGACCGTTCGGCGGATATGTCATCAAGAAATTCGATCAATTGATTGAAGGGAAAATAAAAGCCGGTTTTGAAATGCTGGTTAATAATTTCTCAGCAGGGATAATTGGCGGCTTATTGTCCATACTATCCTTCTTGGCCATCGGGCCTGCTGTAGACGTATTTACAGGCTGGCTTGTAGCAGGAGTCGATTGGCTTGTCGGTACAGGTTTACTGCCGTTGACAAGTATCTTGATCGAGCCTGCCAAGGTATTGTTCTTGAACAATGCCATCAATCATGGTGTATTATCACCAATCGGTGTAGAGCAAGTTAAACAAACTGGGGCTTCCATCCTGTTCCTTCTGGAATCGAATCCTGGACCAGGTATCGGCGTATTGCTTGC
This window encodes:
- a CDS encoding CitMHS family transporter, which codes for MLALLGYLMIVVFMILIMTGRLTAMIALIAVPSAFALIGGFGGKMGEMALEGIKDVAPTGIMILFAILFFGILIDAGVFDPIINTILKVVKGDPVKIAIGTAVLALLISLDGDGTTTYMITISAMLPLYKRIGMRPLVLAGIAVSSSGVMNLLPWGGPTARVMTALKLEMSDVFTPVIPAMIGGVLFVLFMAYCLGKKERKRIGIIEVDYRAVAQHAAATEDAYLKRPKLIIFNYALTLTLLVALIMELMPSAVLFMIGFAIAITVNYPKLKDQKERVANYADNALSVISMIFAAGVFTGILAGTEMVDAMANSLIQHIPDQMGAHFAVITAIISAPFTFFMSNDAFYYGVLPLLAKAGAAYGIDPALIGRASLLGLPVHLLSPLVPSTYLLVGMVGEDFGALQRTFLKWACGSTLVMIVVSVLLGIIPL